A single genomic interval of Blattabacterium sp. (Nauphoeta cinerea) harbors:
- a CDS encoding RNA polymerase sigma factor RpoD/SigA, which yields MRQLKITKQVTNRESESLDKYLHEIGKIPLLTPEEEVEYARKAREGDASAIDKLVNANLRFVVSVAKQYQNQGLSLCDLINEGNLGLIKGILRFDETRGFKCISYVVWWIRQAILQAIAEQSRSIRQPTNKLALLNKILKTLAQLEQELQRTPSAREIAEYLDMNEKDVEESIKNSGRHVSMDAPLIEGEDSNLYDLVRSDESPRPDEHLEKESLRKDIKRILETLSERERRVIILHFGLNGAPPMTLEEVGQSCDLTRERVRQIESIALKRLKHSSRSKILKPYLG from the coding sequence ATGAGACAACTTAAAATTACTAAACAAGTAACAAATCGCGAATCTGAATCGTTAGACAAATACCTTCATGAAATAGGGAAAATCCCATTATTAACTCCAGAAGAAGAAGTAGAATATGCTCGTAAAGCAAGAGAAGGTGATGCTAGTGCTATAGATAAACTTGTCAATGCAAATTTACGTTTTGTTGTTTCTGTAGCCAAACAATATCAAAATCAAGGATTAAGTTTATGTGATTTGATTAATGAAGGAAATTTAGGTTTAATTAAAGGAATATTACGTTTTGATGAAACAAGAGGATTTAAATGTATATCTTATGTAGTTTGGTGGATTAGACAAGCAATTTTACAAGCTATAGCAGAACAATCACGTTCCATTAGACAACCTACAAATAAATTAGCTTTATTAAATAAAATATTGAAAACCCTTGCTCAATTAGAGCAAGAATTACAAAGAACTCCTTCTGCAAGAGAGATAGCAGAATATTTAGATATGAATGAGAAAGATGTTGAAGAGTCTATAAAAAATTCGGGAAGACATGTTTCAATGGATGCTCCATTGATAGAAGGAGAAGACTCTAATTTATATGATTTAGTTAGATCTGATGAATCCCCTCGTCCAGATGAACACTTAGAAAAAGAATCTTTACGTAAAGATATAAAAAGAATTTTAGAAACTTTAAGTGAAAGAGAACGTCGTGTTATCATTTTACATTTCGGATTAAATGGGGCTCCTCCTATGACTTTAGAAGAAGTAGGACAATCTTGCGATTTAACAAGAGAACGTGTTAGACAGATTGAAAGTATAGCTTTAAAAAGATTAAAACATTCTTCTAGAAGTAAAATATTAAAACCTTATTTAGGATAG
- the pnp gene encoding polyribonucleotide nucleotidyltransferase, translating to MLDIVKETISMGDGRTIIIETGRLARQADGAVIVRAKNTMLLATVVVSKETKKNETNFLPLTVDYREKYSAGGKIPGGFIKREGRPSDEEILTMRLVDRVLRPTFSDSFKKEIQIMISLLSYDKTVLPDGLAGLAASTALSVARIPFNGPISEIRVIRSNEKFIINPSLDQLKEADVDLIVGASSHSIIMIEGEMKETKEKEFLETVMIAHKAIKPQIEAQLRLVDKLSKSCIFFFDDQKSINSSQEQENKMLKEELHLFSYEKIEKIYQNFLDKKTRSVQEKIVLNDFKRKFLTKEKIEGEEKEAIIDQFFEEIKKNITRNLILNKGVRLDGRTKKQIRSISSFVDYLPGVHGSALFSRGETQSLATVTLGSSLDANRIDNVVVENQEKFYLHYNFPPFSTGEIRSIRGVSRREVGHGNLAQRALKNVIPNNPYTIRVVSDILESNGSSSMATVCAASLALMDAGIPIKNPVSGIAMGLFMENEKKIIVSDIIGEEDHFGDLDFKITGTKYGMTACQMDVKTMQGVTYDLMNKILMQALEGRIFILNKMLETLPKYRKKMKPNAPKIYTLNIPKDFIGSVIGPGGKVIQEIQSYTNTNIFIEEKGDSGYIEIIGKDDEKIEKAISRIKKIVFVPELGKVYKAKVKSIKDFGAFVEISKGVEGLLHISEIGWKRLNNIEEELHIGDIIDVKFMGMDEKNKKMKLSRKVLLPRPIKK from the coding sequence ATGCTAGATATAGTAAAAGAAACCATCTCTATGGGAGATGGTCGTACTATTATTATAGAAACAGGAAGATTAGCAAGACAAGCTGATGGAGCAGTTATAGTACGTGCAAAAAATACAATGCTTTTGGCTACTGTAGTTGTTTCCAAAGAAACAAAAAAAAATGAAACAAATTTTTTACCTTTAACAGTAGATTATAGAGAAAAATATTCTGCTGGAGGAAAAATTCCTGGAGGTTTTATAAAAAGAGAAGGGAGACCTTCTGATGAGGAAATTTTAACGATGAGGTTAGTTGATCGCGTTTTAAGACCTACATTTTCAGATTCTTTTAAAAAAGAAATCCAAATCATGATTTCGTTACTTTCATATGACAAAACTGTTTTACCAGATGGATTAGCTGGTTTGGCAGCATCAACAGCTTTATCCGTAGCAAGAATCCCTTTTAATGGACCTATATCAGAAATACGTGTTATTCGTTCGAATGAAAAATTTATCATTAATCCTAGTTTAGATCAATTAAAGGAAGCAGATGTAGATTTAATAGTAGGAGCTTCAAGCCATTCTATTATTATGATAGAAGGGGAGATGAAGGAAACAAAAGAAAAAGAGTTTTTAGAAACAGTGATGATAGCTCATAAAGCAATAAAACCACAAATAGAAGCTCAACTCCGTTTAGTTGATAAACTTTCAAAAAGTTGTATTTTTTTCTTTGATGATCAAAAATCAATAAATTCTTCTCAAGAACAAGAAAATAAAATGTTAAAAGAAGAACTTCATTTATTTTCATATGAAAAAATAGAGAAAATTTATCAAAATTTCTTAGACAAAAAAACGAGGTCTGTTCAAGAAAAAATTGTACTAAACGATTTTAAAAGAAAATTTTTAACAAAAGAAAAAATAGAGGGAGAGGAAAAAGAAGCAATTATTGATCAGTTTTTTGAGGAAATAAAAAAAAATATAACTAGAAATTTAATTTTAAATAAAGGGGTTCGATTAGATGGTAGGACTAAAAAACAAATACGTTCAATATCCAGTTTTGTTGATTATTTACCTGGTGTTCATGGTTCTGCTTTATTTTCAAGAGGAGAGACTCAGTCTTTAGCTACAGTCACACTAGGATCTTCTTTAGATGCTAACAGAATCGATAACGTTGTTGTGGAAAATCAGGAGAAATTCTATTTACATTATAATTTTCCACCTTTTTCTACAGGAGAAATCCGTTCTATAAGAGGTGTTTCTAGACGTGAAGTTGGACATGGAAATTTAGCTCAACGTGCATTAAAAAATGTTATACCTAATAATCCATACACAATTCGTGTTGTTTCAGATATTCTAGAGTCTAATGGATCATCTTCTATGGCTACAGTTTGTGCGGCAAGTTTAGCATTAATGGATGCAGGAATTCCTATAAAAAATCCTGTATCTGGAATTGCTATGGGGTTATTTATGGAAAATGAAAAAAAAATTATTGTATCAGATATAATAGGAGAAGAGGATCATTTTGGAGACTTAGATTTCAAAATAACAGGGACAAAATATGGAATGACAGCTTGTCAAATGGATGTGAAAACAATGCAAGGAGTAACATACGATCTTATGAATAAAATTTTGATGCAAGCTTTAGAAGGTCGCATTTTCATTTTAAATAAAATGTTAGAAACTCTACCTAAATATAGAAAAAAAATGAAACCTAATGCTCCAAAAATATATACTTTGAATATTCCAAAAGATTTCATAGGTTCAGTTATCGGTCCTGGTGGAAAAGTAATTCAAGAAATACAATCATATACAAATACAAATATATTCATTGAAGAAAAAGGGGATTCAGGTTACATTGAAATTATCGGAAAAGATGATGAAAAAATAGAAAAAGCCATTAGTAGGATTAAAAAAATAGTTTTTGTCCCTGAATTAGGAAAAGTTTATAAAGCAAAAGTAAAATCTATAAAAGATTTTGGTGCTTTTGTTGAAATTTCTAAAGGAGTAGAAGGGTTGCTGCATATTTCGGAAATAGGATGGAAAAGATTGAATAATATAGAAGAAGAGTTGCATATAGGAGATATTATTGACGTTAAATTTATGGGAATGGATGAAAAAAATAAAAAAATGAAACTCTCTAGAAAAGTACTTTTACCCCGTCCTATAAAAAAATAA
- the rpsO gene encoding 30S ribosomal protein S15, with translation MTVEKKKEIFKTYGTSVYDTGSSNVQIALFTYRINHLNNHLKNNKKDFNTERALVKMVGKRKKLLKYIEKHDVNNYKNIIKHLGLRK, from the coding sequence ATGACAGTAGAAAAAAAAAAGGAAATATTTAAAACTTATGGAACATCTGTTTATGATACAGGTTCTTCCAATGTTCAGATCGCTTTGTTTACTTATCGTATTAATCATTTGAACAATCATCTAAAAAATAATAAAAAGGATTTTAATACGGAAAGAGCTTTAGTAAAAATGGTAGGAAAAAGAAAAAAATTGCTAAAATATATAGAAAAACATGATGTCAATAATTACAAAAATATAATTAAACATTTAGGATTAAGGAAATAA
- a CDS encoding GH3 auxin-responsive promoter family protein: MIKYLSGYFTSSFLKKRIKSIEFFMRYPIEIQNQLMNQLVLYAKNTEFGKKYGFCDIKKYQQFSERIPICKYTDLQYFIKRIRSGEKNILWPGKVKWFARSSGTTNTRSKYIPITKLSMNTCHYKAGKDVLSIYIHNHPKTKIFFGKAVRLGGSYELHKKYNTFYGDLSSILIQNMPFWVENICVPRKKIALISEWEKKLENLVKETGHQDVRILLGVCSWLLIFLNKLLKEFDKKIINEIWPNIEVIFHGGVSLRPYILQYQKLFNKSINYYDVYSASEGFFAIQDQKNVKDLLLLLNHGIFYEFIPTEEINNSDPKILSIDKVELNKNYALVISTNAGLWRYIVGDTVRFTSLSPYRILISGRTTHYINSFGEELIVENTEKALNKACMKTNSTIHEYTVGPVYMNTKNSGAHEWIIEFEKKPKNLCDFINILDNELKYLNSDYEVKRYKNIVLGPPIIYVARNGLFYDWLKKHNKLGGQNKVPRLSNDRRYIDSILEMEKSRN; encoded by the coding sequence ATGATAAAGTATTTATCTGGATATTTTACATCTTCTTTTCTTAAAAAAAGAATTAAGAGTATAGAATTTTTTATGCGTTATCCAATAGAAATACAGAATCAATTAATGAATCAATTAGTTTTATATGCAAAAAATACAGAATTTGGAAAAAAATATGGATTTTGTGATATTAAAAAATATCAACAATTCTCAGAAAGAATTCCTATATGTAAATATACTGATTTACAATATTTTATTAAAAGAATTCGTAGTGGAGAAAAAAATATATTATGGCCAGGAAAAGTAAAATGGTTTGCCAGATCCTCTGGAACTACTAATACAAGAAGCAAATATATTCCTATCACTAAATTGTCTATGAATACATGTCATTATAAAGCAGGAAAAGATGTATTATCTATTTATATTCATAATCACCCCAAAACAAAAATTTTTTTTGGAAAAGCTGTCCGTCTAGGAGGAAGTTATGAATTACATAAGAAATATAACACATTTTATGGGGATTTATCTTCCATTCTAATTCAGAATATGCCTTTTTGGGTTGAAAATATTTGTGTTCCTAGAAAAAAAATAGCCTTAATAAGTGAATGGGAAAAAAAATTAGAAAATCTAGTAAAAGAAACAGGACATCAAGATGTTAGAATCTTATTAGGTGTTTGTTCTTGGTTATTGATCTTTTTGAACAAATTATTAAAAGAATTTGACAAAAAAATAATAAATGAAATATGGCCTAATATTGAGGTAATATTTCATGGAGGGGTGAGTTTAAGGCCTTACATTTTGCAATATCAAAAATTATTTAATAAATCCATAAATTATTACGATGTATACAGTGCATCAGAAGGCTTTTTTGCAATACAAGATCAAAAAAATGTTAAAGATCTTTTATTATTACTAAATCATGGGATATTTTACGAATTTATTCCTACAGAAGAAATAAATAATTCGGATCCTAAAATATTATCTATTGATAAAGTAGAATTAAATAAAAATTATGCGCTTGTTATTTCTACTAATGCAGGATTATGGAGATACATAGTTGGGGACACAGTTAGATTTACTAGTCTATCTCCATATCGAATTTTGATTTCAGGAAGAACAACTCATTATATAAATTCTTTTGGAGAAGAATTAATTGTTGAAAATACAGAAAAAGCTTTAAATAAAGCTTGCATGAAGACAAATTCCACGATTCATGAATATACCGTAGGTCCTGTATATATGAATACAAAAAATTCTGGAGCTCATGAATGGATTATAGAATTTGAAAAAAAACCAAAAAATTTATGTGATTTTATAAATATTTTGGATAATGAATTGAAATATTTGAATTCAGATTACGAAGTTAAACGATACAAAAATATAGTTTTAGGTCCTCCTATTATATATGTAGCTAGAAATGGTTTATTTTATGATTGGTTAAAAAAACATAACAAATTAGGTGGACAAAATAAAGTTCCGCGTTTATCCAACGATAGAAGATATATTGATTCTATTTTAGAAATGGAAAAAAGTAGAAATTAA
- a CDS encoding ubiquinone/menaquinone biosynthesis methyltransferase yields the protein MNKHSPSSKEEKLRNMFDHIANKYDLINHILSFGIDFIWRKKAIHLLYKFNGIKVKQILDLATGTGDLAILLANKFKSAYITGLDPSYRMLEIAKKKIKTIFSKKEFKPFKVIHKIFRFKMKLLSVTIAFGIRNFQYIHHSVREIYRILKPSGTLVILEFSKPSNYWINKVYYFYFYFIKKIGNFISRNRFAYNYLKESILSFPYCNKKMNKLLKYHKFNPIYTQKLTFGIVSIYLFKK from the coding sequence ATGAATAAACATTCTCCTTCTTCAAAAGAAGAAAAATTGAGAAATATGTTTGATCATATCGCTAATAAATACGATTTAATCAATCACATATTATCTTTTGGAATAGATTTTATATGGAGAAAAAAAGCAATTCATCTATTATACAAATTTAATGGAATAAAAGTTAAACAAATATTAGATTTAGCTACTGGAACTGGGGATTTAGCTATTTTGTTAGCTAATAAATTTAAATCCGCTTATATTACAGGACTAGATCCATCTTATAGAATGTTGGAAATAGCTAAAAAAAAAATAAAAACAATTTTTTCGAAAAAAGAGTTCAAACCATTCAAGGTTATTCACAAAATATTCCGTTTCAAAATGAAACTTTTGAGCGTTACTATTGCTTTCGGAATAAGAAATTTTCAATATATTCATCATTCTGTAAGAGAAATATATAGAATTTTAAAACCTTCAGGGACTTTAGTTATTTTAGAATTTTCTAAACCTTCTAATTATTGGATAAATAAAGTTTATTATTTTTATTTTTATTTTATAAAAAAAATAGGGAATTTTATTTCACGAAATCGTTTTGCCTACAATTATTTAAAAGAATCTATATTATCTTTTCCTTATTGTAACAAAAAAATGAATAAACTTTTAAAATATCATAAATTTAATCCAATTTATACACAAAAATTAACTTTTGGAATTGTTTCTATTTACTTATTTAAAAAATAA
- a CDS encoding 3-oxoacyl-ACP synthase III family protein codes for MIRSIITGTGHYLPEKIIKKDHFMKHKFYDKRGFKIGKSNEEIINKFQKITEIEERRYINKGLLNSDIAAIAAKRALINSKIYKEKIDYIISAHNYGDIHPISYQSDLMPSIAAKVKNKLKIKNKKCRPYDMIFGCTGWIEGMILADQLLQSKYAKNILITSSETLSKVIDPHDRNAMIFSDGAGAAVLSAIEYFEDEKYGVIHSDTQCDNNDKLYYLTNGPSLNPNYKKSLLNIRMNGRRIYEYALTEVPNMLKNMLDHANLHLKDIKKILIHQANAKMDYAILNRLLKLYNYKSFSKDFLIKIMPMTIQKFGNSSVATIPTLLDLILKGKMPLHKIQYGDTILMASLGAGMNINGMIYRFPKKNKI; via the coding sequence ATGATTCGATCAATCATTACAGGAACGGGGCACTATTTACCCGAAAAAATTATAAAAAAAGATCATTTCATGAAACATAAATTTTACGATAAAAGAGGGTTTAAAATTGGAAAATCTAATGAAGAAATTATTAATAAATTTCAGAAAATTACAGAAATTGAAGAAAGAAGATATATAAATAAAGGATTATTGAATTCTGATATTGCTGCAATAGCAGCAAAAAGAGCCTTGATTAATTCTAAAATTTATAAAGAAAAAATAGATTATATCATATCTGCTCATAATTATGGAGATATTCATCCTATTTCTTATCAATCTGATTTGATGCCTTCTATAGCTGCTAAAGTAAAAAATAAACTTAAAATAAAAAATAAAAAATGTAGACCATATGATATGATTTTTGGTTGTACAGGATGGATAGAAGGAATGATTCTTGCTGATCAACTTTTACAATCTAAATATGCTAAAAATATATTAATTACTAGTTCTGAAACTTTATCTAAAGTCATAGATCCACATGATAGAAATGCAATGATTTTTTCCGATGGCGCAGGAGCAGCTGTTTTATCTGCTATAGAATATTTTGAGGATGAAAAATATGGGGTCATTCATTCCGATACTCAATGTGATAATAATGATAAATTATATTATTTAACTAATGGGCCTTCCTTAAATCCAAACTATAAAAAATCTTTGTTGAATATTAGAATGAATGGAAGAAGAATTTATGAATATGCATTAACAGAAGTTCCAAATATGTTAAAAAATATGCTTGATCATGCGAATTTACATCTTAAGGATATAAAAAAAATTCTTATTCATCAAGCTAATGCTAAAATGGATTATGCTATTTTGAATAGATTATTGAAATTATATAATTATAAATCTTTCAGTAAGGATTTTTTAATAAAAATTATGCCTATGACAATACAAAAATTTGGAAATTCTTCTGTAGCTACTATTCCTACTTTATTAGATTTGATTCTTAAAGGAAAAATGCCACTTCATAAAATTCAATATGGAGATACTATTCTTATGGCTTCCCTAGGTGCGGGAATGAATATTAATGGAATGATTTACCGTTTTCCCAAAAAAAATAAAATATGA
- a CDS encoding type B 50S ribosomal protein L31: MKKRTHPKNYRAVVFKDINNDKMIICKSTVITKDSIYIDGNDYPLYKMEISSYSHPFFTGEKRFLGKTGPAEKFKKKYEKYKKLQNNT, from the coding sequence ATGAAAAAAAGAACACATCCCAAAAATTACAGAGCTGTTGTTTTCAAAGATATTAATAATGATAAAATGATTATTTGTAAATCAACAGTTATAACAAAAGATTCTATTTATATAGATGGAAATGATTATCCATTATACAAAATGGAAATATCTAGTTATTCGCATCCATTTTTTACTGGAGAAAAAAGATTTCTAGGGAAAACAGGTCCAGCTGAGAAGTTTAAGAAAAAATATGAAAAATATAAAAAATTACAAAATAATACATGA
- a CDS encoding putative sugar nucleotidyl transferase: MNFILYDGVEWKKLFPITLTRPVSEIRLGLFTMKERWEKYLGKNVENIITQSFLSKKYSQKESSYFKDILLINSSFLPNEELIQILFSLKENEGIFFENKIIAFKKTNFFFKKEDILSFPLEKYKKIYYVKKVIHIQYPWDIFINNEIVLKKDFMFFTKGKKSFSLEGKNHIICKDKIFLEENIKANNVVLNAQLGPIYIEKGVKIMEGSVIIGPVSIGKNSILNIGSKIYGGTTISTFCKVGGEIFNSVIFSYSNKVHDGFLGNSVLGEWCNLGAGTNVSNLRNDYQKVTVWNYEKKDFFPINLQFFGMIMGDHSRSAINTQFNTATIVGVSDSIFGYGFSPRYIPSFFLGGIQRKKKFLLIKFVIQLKL; the protein is encoded by the coding sequence ATGAATTTCATATTATATGATGGTGTAGAATGGAAAAAATTATTTCCTATAACACTCACTAGACCTGTATCAGAAATTAGATTAGGATTATTCACCATGAAAGAAAGATGGGAAAAATATCTTGGAAAAAATGTAGAAAATATTATTACACAATCATTTCTTTCAAAAAAATATTCTCAAAAAGAATCTTCATATTTTAAAGATATACTGTTAATTAACTCGTCATTCCTTCCTAATGAAGAATTAATTCAAATTCTTTTTTCCTTAAAAGAAAATGAGGGGATTTTTTTTGAAAATAAAATAATTGCTTTCAAAAAAACAAATTTCTTTTTCAAAAAAGAAGATATTCTTTCTTTTCCTTTAGAAAAATATAAAAAAATATATTATGTAAAAAAAGTTATTCATATTCAATATCCGTGGGATATATTTATAAATAATGAAATTGTATTAAAAAAAGATTTTATGTTTTTCACAAAAGGTAAAAAATCTTTTTCTTTGGAGGGAAAGAATCATATTATTTGTAAGGATAAAATTTTTTTGGAAGAAAATATAAAAGCAAATAATGTTGTATTAAATGCTCAATTGGGACCTATATATATTGAAAAAGGAGTTAAGATTATGGAAGGATCTGTAATTATAGGACCCGTATCAATTGGAAAAAATTCTATATTAAATATAGGATCAAAAATATATGGAGGAACAACTATTTCTACTTTTTGTAAAGTAGGTGGAGAAATTTTTAACTCTGTAATATTTTCCTATTCCAATAAAGTTCATGATGGTTTTTTAGGAAATTCTGTTTTGGGTGAATGGTGTAATTTAGGCGCTGGAACCAATGTTTCAAACTTAAGAAATGATTATCAAAAAGTAACAGTTTGGAATTATGAAAAAAAAGATTTTTTTCCTATAAACTTGCAGTTTTTTGGAATGATAATGGGAGATCATTCCAGATCTGCAATAAATACTCAATTTAATACAGCCACAATTGTAGGTGTGAGTGATAGTATTTTTGGATATGGATTTTCTCCTAGATATATTCCTTCCTTTTTTTTGGGAGGAATTCAAAGAAAAAAAAAATTCCTTTTAATCAAGTTTGTGATACAGCTGAAATTATGA